The following proteins are encoded in a genomic region of Gossypium hirsutum isolate 1008001.06 chromosome D05, Gossypium_hirsutum_v2.1, whole genome shotgun sequence:
- the LOC107903324 gene encoding AUGMIN subunit 4 isoform X1, with amino-acid sequence MVKGRQNLPADVIQVIDQLERHCLSPDGSLISKSAYYDLQLAREEMSRERLRYLEAMAIYCEAMAMVEEYQQAVSVANLGGIRDIQGFYPQLGLKNSPQVYETLEHRLVVAEAAQRLRLPLISKDGEIHEEEIEKWSIISRSSLDSTSTSLTISSSSNSLNYANSAATSGTAANNTGDSGEPGVGGVPNRFLGITPAYLWQTQLQRVPLSMDMADYQLTLSREIDARLKSKCDKLADAFVDDIDSSSGSQSSSSRLPERVKLIIEEIEREEAALREDLYSADRKFAEYYNVLEQILGVLIKLVKDLKLQHQHQYDELQKTWLCKRCETMSAKLRVLEHVLLLETYTQESIPALHKIRKYLVEATEEASAAYNKAVTRLREYQGVDPHFDTIARQYHDVVKKLENMQWTIHQVEMDLKRLPDHASS; translated from the exons ATGGTGAAAGGAAGGCAAAACTTGCCGGCTGACGTCATCCAAGTAATCGATCAGCTAGAGCGCCATTGCTTATCTCCCGATGGATCTCTTATCTCCAAATCCGCCTACTACGATCTCCAGCTC GCGAGAGAGGAAATGTCGAGAGAAAGATTACGCTACTTAGAAGCAATg GCAATTTACTGTGAAGCAATGGCTATGGTGGAAGAGTATCAGCAAGCAGTTTCCGTGGCGAATCTTGGAGGGATTCGAGATATTCAAGGTTTTTATCCGCAGCTTGGATTGAAGAATTCTCCTCAG GTTTATGAGACTCTAGAGCATCGATTAGTTGTTGCAGAAGCGGCTCAAAGATTGAGACTTCCACTAATATCTAAAGATGGGGAAATTCAtgaggaagaaattgagaaatggAGTATTATTTCACGGAGTTCACTTGATAGTACTAGTACCAGTCTCACTATCAGCTCGAGTTCAAACTCATTGAATTATGCAAATAGTGCGGCAACCAGTGGTACAGCTGCAAATAATACTGGTGATTCAGGAGAACCTGGTGTTGGTGGTGTGCCTAATCGTTTTCTTGGAATCACACCTGCTTATTTGTGGCAAACTCAGCTTCAACGAGTACCATTGTCAATG GATATGGCTGACTATCAGTTAACTCTTTCAAGGGAGATTGATGCTCGGTTGAAATCTAAGTGTGACAAGTTAGCTGATGCCTTTGTTGATGATATTG ACTCATCTTCTGGAAGTCAAAGTTCAAGCTCTCGGCTTCCAGAAAG GGTTAAGTTGATAATTGAGGAGATTGAGAGGGAAGAAGCAGCTTTGCGAGAGGATCTCTATTCCGCAGATAGGAAATTTGCAGAATATTATAAT GTCCTAGAGCAAATACTTGGAGTGCTCATTAAGCTCGTCAAAGATTTGAAGTTGCAACATCAACATCAATAT GATGAATTACAGAAGACGTGGCTCTGCAAAAGGTGCGAGACCATGAGTGCAAAACTAAG GGTGTTGGAGCATGTTCTCTTGCTTGAAACTTATACACAAGAGTCGATACCAGCACTACACAAAATACG GAAATATCTTGTCGAGGCTACCGAAGAAGCCTCTGCTGCGTATAATAAAGCT GTAACACGCCTACGTGAGTATCAAGGTGTCGATCCTCACTTCGATACAATTGCAAGGCAGTACCATGATGTTGTTAAG AAACTAGAAAATATGCAATGGACCATTCaccaagtcgagatggacctcaAGCGCTTACCAGATCATGCGAGCTCATAA
- the LOC107903324 gene encoding AUGMIN subunit 4 isoform X2: protein MSRERLRYLEAMAIYCEAMAMVEEYQQAVSVANLGGIRDIQGFYPQLGLKNSPQVYETLEHRLVVAEAAQRLRLPLISKDGEIHEEEIEKWSIISRSSLDSTSTSLTISSSSNSLNYANSAATSGTAANNTGDSGEPGVGGVPNRFLGITPAYLWQTQLQRVPLSMDMADYQLTLSREIDARLKSKCDKLADAFVDDIDSSSGSQSSSSRLPERVKLIIEEIEREEAALREDLYSADRKFAEYYNVLEQILGVLIKLVKDLKLQHQHQYDELQKTWLCKRCETMSAKLRVLEHVLLLETYTQESIPALHKIRKYLVEATEEASAAYNKAVTRLREYQGVDPHFDTIARQYHDVVKKLENMQWTIHQVEMDLKRLPDHASS, encoded by the exons ATGTCGAGAGAAAGATTACGCTACTTAGAAGCAATg GCAATTTACTGTGAAGCAATGGCTATGGTGGAAGAGTATCAGCAAGCAGTTTCCGTGGCGAATCTTGGAGGGATTCGAGATATTCAAGGTTTTTATCCGCAGCTTGGATTGAAGAATTCTCCTCAG GTTTATGAGACTCTAGAGCATCGATTAGTTGTTGCAGAAGCGGCTCAAAGATTGAGACTTCCACTAATATCTAAAGATGGGGAAATTCAtgaggaagaaattgagaaatggAGTATTATTTCACGGAGTTCACTTGATAGTACTAGTACCAGTCTCACTATCAGCTCGAGTTCAAACTCATTGAATTATGCAAATAGTGCGGCAACCAGTGGTACAGCTGCAAATAATACTGGTGATTCAGGAGAACCTGGTGTTGGTGGTGTGCCTAATCGTTTTCTTGGAATCACACCTGCTTATTTGTGGCAAACTCAGCTTCAACGAGTACCATTGTCAATG GATATGGCTGACTATCAGTTAACTCTTTCAAGGGAGATTGATGCTCGGTTGAAATCTAAGTGTGACAAGTTAGCTGATGCCTTTGTTGATGATATTG ACTCATCTTCTGGAAGTCAAAGTTCAAGCTCTCGGCTTCCAGAAAG GGTTAAGTTGATAATTGAGGAGATTGAGAGGGAAGAAGCAGCTTTGCGAGAGGATCTCTATTCCGCAGATAGGAAATTTGCAGAATATTATAAT GTCCTAGAGCAAATACTTGGAGTGCTCATTAAGCTCGTCAAAGATTTGAAGTTGCAACATCAACATCAATAT GATGAATTACAGAAGACGTGGCTCTGCAAAAGGTGCGAGACCATGAGTGCAAAACTAAG GGTGTTGGAGCATGTTCTCTTGCTTGAAACTTATACACAAGAGTCGATACCAGCACTACACAAAATACG GAAATATCTTGTCGAGGCTACCGAAGAAGCCTCTGCTGCGTATAATAAAGCT GTAACACGCCTACGTGAGTATCAAGGTGTCGATCCTCACTTCGATACAATTGCAAGGCAGTACCATGATGTTGTTAAG AAACTAGAAAATATGCAATGGACCATTCaccaagtcgagatggacctcaAGCGCTTACCAGATCATGCGAGCTCATAA